A genomic stretch from Lathyrus oleraceus cultivar Zhongwan6 chromosome 2, CAAS_Psat_ZW6_1.0, whole genome shotgun sequence includes:
- the LOC127119698 gene encoding probable UDP-arabinopyranose mutase 1, with product MASLPKPTPLLKDELDIVIPTIRNLDFLEMWRPFFEQYHLIIVQDGDPSKVIKVPEGFDYELYNRNDINRILGPKASCISFKDSACRCFGYMVSKKKYIYTIDDDCFVAKDPTGHEINALEQHIKNLLSPSTPFFFNTLYDPYREGTDFVRGYPFSLREGVPTAVSHGLWLNIPDYDAPTQLVKPHERNTRFVDAVLTIPKGSLFPMCGMNLAFNRELIGPAMYFGLMGDGQPIGRYDDMWAGWCIKVICDHLGYGVKTGLPYIWHSKASNPFVNLKKEYKGIFWQEEIIPFFQAATLSKDCTSVQKCYIELSKQVKEKLGTIDPYFIKLADAMVTWVEAWDEINNNKSEETTSTKASEVAATK from the exons ATGGCTTCGTTACCCAAACCAACTCCACTCTTGAAAGACGAACTCGACATCGTCATCCCTACGATCCGTAACCTTGATTTCCTGGAGATGTGGAGACCCTTTTTTGAACAGTATCATCTCATCATTGTTCAAGATGGTGACCCTTCTAAGGTTATCAAGGTTCCTGAAGGTTTCGATTATGAACTGTATAATCGGAATGATATCAATAGGATCTTGGGTCCTAAAGCTTCGTGTATCTCCTTCAAGGATTCGGCTTGTCGTTGCTTTGGGTATATGGTTTCGAAGAAGAAGTATATCTACACCATTGATGATGATTGCTTT GTTGCTAAAGACCCAACTGGGCATGAAATCAATGCACTTGAGCAGCACATTAAGAATCTCCTTAGTCCATCCACTCCATTTTTCTTCAACACCCTTTACGACCCATACAGAGAAGGTACTGATTTCGTCCGTGGATACCCTTTCAGTCTTCGTGAAGGTGTCCCCACTGCCGTTTCTCACGGCCTTTGGCTCAACATACCTGATTACGATGCTCCAACTCAGCTTGTCAAGCCCCATGAGAGGAACACTAG GTTTGTTGATGCTGTTCTGACCATTCCCAAAGGAAGTCTGTTCCCCATGTGCGGTATGAATCTGGCATTTAACCGTGAACTGATTGGACCTGCAATGTACTTCGGACTCATGGGTGATGGTCAGCCTATTGGACGCTACGACGATATGTGGGCTGGATGGTGCATAAAG GTTATCTGTGACCATTTGGGATATGGAGTGAAAACCGGACTACCTTACATTTGGCACAGCAAAGCAAGCAACCCATTTGTTAATCTGAAAAAGGAGTACAAAGGTATCTTCTGGCAAGAAGAGATCATTCCATTTTTCCAAGCTGCAACCCTTTCAAAAGATTGCACCTCTGTTCAGAAATGCTACATTGAACTCTCCAAGCAAGTCAAGGAGAAACTTGGAACTATTGATCCCTATTTCATCAAACTCGCCGATGCCATGGTCACTTGGGTTGAAGCTTGGGATGAGATTAATAACAACAAATCTGAAGAGACAACTTCAACCAAAGCTTCTGAGGTTGCTGCTACCAAGTGA